One Kangiella geojedonensis DNA segment encodes these proteins:
- a CDS encoding response regulator transcription factor has protein sequence MAYSVLLVEDHAELAATTGEFLELCGYIVDYASDGPTGLSLALNNSYDALILDIMLPGLNGYEICRKVRQEAESDIPVLMLTARDQLSDKLEGFDTGADDYLIKPFDFEELDARLKSIIKRHKGDFSSKTLKIHDLELDPKTMKVTRANQELKLSPTGLQILKMLMRRSPELVSREEIERELWGDLVPDSDVLRSHLYNLRKVIDKPFDFALLETVPSLGLKIVPPKNGDDQA, from the coding sequence ATGGCTTACAGCGTCCTTTTAGTCGAAGATCATGCTGAGTTAGCGGCAACTACGGGCGAGTTTCTTGAACTCTGCGGTTATATTGTCGATTATGCCAGCGATGGCCCCACAGGGCTTAGCCTTGCCCTCAATAACAGTTATGACGCGTTAATTCTTGATATCATGTTGCCTGGCTTGAACGGCTATGAAATTTGTCGAAAAGTTCGACAAGAAGCCGAGTCTGACATTCCCGTGCTCATGCTTACAGCTAGAGATCAACTCAGTGACAAGCTCGAAGGGTTTGATACCGGAGCCGATGACTACCTGATCAAGCCTTTTGATTTTGAAGAACTCGATGCTCGTTTAAAATCTATCATTAAACGCCACAAGGGTGACTTTAGTAGCAAGACTCTTAAAATTCACGATCTTGAACTTGATCCAAAAACCATGAAGGTTACCCGAGCTAACCAAGAGTTAAAGTTATCGCCGACTGGCTTGCAAATTCTAAAGATGCTCATGCGGCGCTCACCAGAACTTGTGTCGAGAGAAGAAATTGAGCGTGAACTCTGGGGCGACTTAGTCCCCGATAGTGATGTCTTACGAAGTCACTTATACAATCTCCGTAAAGTTATTGATAAACCCTTTGATTTTGCGCTCTTGGAGACAGTACCTAGCTTGGGCTTAAAAATCGTTCCGCCGAAAAACGGTGATGACCAAGCTTAA
- the yhbY gene encoding ribosome assembly RNA-binding protein YhbY: MSQSKQTPLSKTQIKFLRSKAHNLKPVVMIGDKGLTENVLEEINLALNHHELIKVKVRAEERDDKKAIIDEIIKRSKGQEVQVIGHILALYRRSEDVKIILPK; the protein is encoded by the coding sequence ATGTCACAATCTAAACAAACACCATTAAGCAAGACACAAATTAAGTTCTTACGCAGTAAGGCACATAACCTCAAACCCGTTGTAATGATTGGGGATAAAGGCTTAACTGAAAATGTGCTTGAAGAAATTAACTTAGCACTCAACCATCATGAGCTGATCAAAGTTAAAGTTCGTGCTGAAGAGCGAGATGATAAGAAAGCCATTATCGACGAGATCATCAAAAGATCAAAAGGACAGGAAGTTCAGGTCATTGGACACATTTTAGCCTTGTATCGTCGTTCAGAAGATGTAAAAATCATCTTACCAAAATAA